The Phragmites australis chromosome 15, lpPhrAust1.1, whole genome shotgun sequence genome window below encodes:
- the LOC133893367 gene encoding uncharacterized protein LOC133893367 isoform X1: MGESISSSSRTCCCTALFHCNKYHHQLRTTSAVAATVSDSEDVDSGWTAYFLHSSSQEEEAGVVAPREKLQDADVCGSACGLSLSSANKKTKAVKVKAGEMTKKKKKEEVEEDPLEDTASWPPLLLPNGPQEVRNINPVRCEQRPATSATTEKCWRRQWEDLNTGPPGR, from the exons ATGGGTGAGTCTATCAGCTCATCGTCTAGGACTTGCTGCTGTACCGCATTATTCCACTGcaacaagtaccaccatcaaCTCCGGACTACTAGTGCTGTTGCTGCTACTGTGTCTGATTCGGAGGACGTAGACAGCGGCTGGACCGCCTACTTCCTACACTCTTCttcccaggaggaggaggcaggggTGGTGGCGCCGAGGGAGAAGCTGCAGGATGCGGACGTCTGTGGGAGTGCCTGCGGCTTAAGTTTGTCCAGTGCCAACAAGAAGACGAAGGCCGTGAAGGTGAAAGCAGGAGagatgacgaagaagaagaagaaggaggaggtggaggaagatCCACTGGAGGACACTGCTTCCTGGCCACCTCTGCTGCTACCAAATGGACCTCAG GAGGTAAGGAATATTAATCCTGTCCGGTGTGAACAAAGACCGGCCACCAGTGCAACAACGGAGAAGTGCTGGAGACGTCAGTGGGAGGATTTGAACACTGGGCCACCTGGCCGATAG
- the LOC133893367 gene encoding uncharacterized protein LOC133893367 isoform X2, with product MGESISSSSRTCCCTALFHCNKYHHQLRTTSAVAATVSDSEDVDSGWTAYFLHSSSQEEEAGVVAPREKLQDADVCGSACGLSLSSANKKTKAVKVKAGEMTKKKKKEEVEEDPLEDTASWPPLLLPNGPQVRR from the exons ATGGGTGAGTCTATCAGCTCATCGTCTAGGACTTGCTGCTGTACCGCATTATTCCACTGcaacaagtaccaccatcaaCTCCGGACTACTAGTGCTGTTGCTGCTACTGTGTCTGATTCGGAGGACGTAGACAGCGGCTGGACCGCCTACTTCCTACACTCTTCttcccaggaggaggaggcaggggTGGTGGCGCCGAGGGAGAAGCTGCAGGATGCGGACGTCTGTGGGAGTGCCTGCGGCTTAAGTTTGTCCAGTGCCAACAAGAAGACGAAGGCCGTGAAGGTGAAAGCAGGAGagatgacgaagaagaagaagaaggaggaggtggaggaagatCCACTGGAGGACACTGCTTCCTGGCCACCTCTGCTGCTACCAAATGGACCTCAGGTAAG GAGGTAA